The Anopheles arabiensis isolate DONGOLA chromosome Y unlocalized genomic scaffold, AaraD3 chrY_contig0002, whole genome shotgun sequence genomic interval AGACCGCAACGTGTAGCAGCTTATGGAGGGCCTGATTGTTGTCCGTTCTGCAGGACGATATCATGGCAAGAATTACTTTCGACAGCGGTGTGCAGCTCATTTGTTTTATGTGAACCTGTAAAAGTACAGATCATTCTATTATATTTTGAATCATCAAGTAAGGAATTAAATTGTTCCTAGCATTCCCGACATTGTTTTTTACAAATATAAGCACCGCCCTTGTATAGACATATGGGATTCCAAACATTAGTTGCCTTAGTTCCTTTCCCCTCTTACTTGTACACAGGCTGATTGCGAAAACATGGCTGGATGATTTCTCCTCTAACAAAACGTTGTTGAGCTGTACTTGTTTATGCTGCGCAAAATGACGGAACTGAATTCGCCTTATATCGTATTTTAACGTTTTCTTTGAAAGCATCATAGCGATTATGGAATGCTTTACATCGGCAACTTCCAGTTCTGGATTGGCCGATTTCATTGAGTCTAATtgaaaaacattgcaaacacaAGAAAAATTCTATGAGATATTAGTGTAAGTAGGAAATTGTATagaaatgttggaaaatcgTACAACTCATTAGAAAATAAGTAATTTTAAATATGATGAATCCGCTCAATTACAAATAATACACAAACGTACGAcgcatacaaaacaaacattacaaTATCAATTTgacaagaaaggaaaaacgacAGGCAGTGTGATCAAggttgattaaaaatatcaggtggtggaaaagcgcctttggg includes:
- the LOC120906980 gene encoding uncharacterized protein LOC120906980, whose translation is MSYSMKSANPELEVADVKHSIIAMMLSKKTLKYDIRRIQFRHFAQHKQVQLNNVLLEEKSSSHVFAISLCTSSHKTNELHTAVESNSCHDIVLQNGQQSGPP